A window from Lampris incognitus isolate fLamInc1 chromosome 5, fLamInc1.hap2, whole genome shotgun sequence encodes these proteins:
- the LOC130112425 gene encoding lysozyme g-like produces MEYGNVSNVDTTGASSVTATADGRSSRGVAASHEMAASDLPHINNYKDKIVSAARRNGVEPSVVAGIISRETRGGRGAGLHNGWGDNGNAFGLMQVDKRWHNPTGGWDSEEHINQGIKVFKDSYNEVGRGSDWNKDQRLKGALAAYNAGAGRVSSYNDVDAQTTGGDYANDVVARAQYFKQNGYN; encoded by the exons AGTACGGAAACGTAAGCAACGTTGACACAACTGGTGCATCGTCGGTGACGGCAACGGCTGACGGAAGAAGTTCCCGTG GAGTTGCAGCATCTCATGAAATGGCTGCGAGTGATCTGCCTCACATAAACAACTACAAAGATAAGATTGTGAGTGCTGCTAGAAGGAATGGAGTGGAGCCCTCTGTGGTGGCTGGCATCATCTCCAGAGAAACCCGTGGAGGTCGAGGGGCAGGACTGCATAACGGCTGGGGGGACAATGGAAATGCCTTTGGACTCATGCAG GTTGACAAGCGCTGGCACAACCCCACTGGTGgatgggacagtgaggaacataTCAACCAAGGCATTAAGGTTTTTAAAGACTCCTACAACGAAGTTGGGAGAGGTTCTGACTGGAACAAAGATCAGAGACTTAAAG GTGCCTTGGCGGCCTACAACGCGGGGGCTGGGCGCGTTTCCTCGTATAACGACGTGGACGCTCAAACCACCGGAGGAGATTACGCCAATGATGTCGTAGCCAGGGCCCAGTACTTCAAACAGAATGGGTACAACTAA